In Planctomycetota bacterium, a genomic segment contains:
- a CDS encoding PEP-CTERM sorting domain-containing protein (PEP-CTERM proteins occur, often in large numbers, in the proteomes of bacteria that also encode an exosortase, a predicted intramembrane cysteine proteinase. The presence of a PEP-CTERM domain at a protein's C-terminus predicts cleavage within the sorting domain, followed by covalent anchoring to some some component of the (usually Gram-negative) cell surface. Many PEP-CTERM proteins exhibit an unusual sequence composition that includes large numbers of potential glycosylation sites. Expression of one such protein has been shown restore the ability of a bacterium to form floc, a type of biofilm.), translated as MMRYRHLSWLPLLSALLTLGMVAAPGTAHAGLWRFEGNPGDPVGVVPNATPADGMPNATGSGTAIYSALIPGALILDPLTGLMYANTSSLAMGAGSGLVTALDNAVFDAATSFTIEAFVRLGSSPGATYPAYVARRYDAGGGSYRGWQLDKSNTHAGRARVDTSSAQNQVVTAGTMAADNWYHTALSYDATTGLLKYYFNYTTIATATLSGYPGTSSQLSNIAADLVMGSASADWGTNAAVDEVRLTPLAIASQGFLRTTGLSGNYQMQVGSASGNASLAAYISPDNLSVGTPLVAMGTGTPTRLATGTVGLSVGVTNYLQVVAGGGWDSQYPPNSQAPWLATTLTAPLGYVFAETGNQFFSTSTATWSAQDLPWGTFGASALAVYGVPSPNPAMSAGFAPNAQAIFALDENQGNVLNPTYFSAPFTLQQGAWTVLGAPEQNPGTPQGLSAHIVRVRGDIVDLAGADAALALRPGVGIHDVSQVLSIARADIDTGGNYANQVGLLAGAYRGGGSPDDYAMRVAGYIYAEQGETRTFAVRSDEAYYFKIGGTELLRYSGAAAYNDPTAVAITFPAAGYYPLELVWTNYSGAGYAEISSSPGYRAAWDSTNFVVLGNDPNYPVYQNPGAMPNDFTGTVAESAGPAFVPGAIQTPTGDGFVFRVVQDAAAAPRYNWSGRYLMDNYEGGTPAAPVVTKIVDYYDPQSGSTGNFNASPVTAPWPHNTAADDNEFAARASGLIYFDQPGIYSFATGSDDSFRLRIGKQVIGERLSGTATGDVNMMYINIPQAGLYPIELTYHEGTGGSSLEFSHGGFGVGRIQSLLVTSRNANTAGFNRDFGAQVYSVEPIAELTTYSTTLQAKVLTNVPALNGGTQLPVERWALQRLVRPTIDINNDGIPDAHPGLWASYYISGSDVGRVTLPDGSLRPNSFTGARQELTSGVFNYSTASKFGYGLPINPFGDTVDCENYFHGRWTGYLYIPTAGTWSFHTNADDYSWIYLDIDGNGDFLGANEQPVISGRDARINNVALGVGWYKAVFMSREEGGAEDMKAWWSLNGAAESYIPAQYFAFVGDLWQTIASSASMGLYQIGDLASFGDVMAFDFGSTETLRLSVDIAGAIAIYEATFTFVPEPGTLVLLAGGLLAAATRRRRSRR; from the coding sequence ATGATGCGGTACCGCCATCTGAGTTGGCTTCCCCTGCTCTCCGCGCTTCTAACTTTGGGAATGGTCGCCGCGCCCGGCACGGCTCATGCCGGGCTGTGGAGATTCGAGGGAAACCCGGGCGACCCTGTAGGCGTCGTGCCCAACGCCACCCCAGCCGATGGCATGCCCAACGCCACTGGCAGCGGCACCGCCATCTACTCAGCCCTGATACCTGGCGCGCTGATCTTGGACCCCTTGACCGGCCTGATGTACGCAAACACATCCTCCCTTGCCATGGGCGCCGGGTCCGGCTTGGTCACTGCTCTGGATAATGCGGTCTTCGACGCAGCCACCAGCTTCACTATCGAGGCATTCGTTCGGCTTGGCTCCAGCCCCGGTGCCACGTACCCTGCGTACGTCGCCCGGCGGTACGATGCCGGCGGAGGCTCTTATCGCGGCTGGCAACTCGACAAGAGCAACACCCACGCCGGCCGCGCGCGGGTGGACACGTCATCGGCCCAGAACCAAGTGGTCACCGCCGGCACCATGGCGGCCGACAACTGGTATCACACGGCCCTCAGCTACGACGCTACTACCGGCCTGCTGAAGTACTACTTCAACTACACGACGATCGCCACGGCGACCCTCTCCGGCTATCCGGGGACCTCGAGCCAGCTCTCGAACATCGCCGCGGACCTGGTGATGGGCTCCGCCTCGGCCGACTGGGGCACGAACGCCGCGGTGGACGAGGTGCGCCTCACCCCCCTGGCGATTGCCAGCCAGGGCTTCCTGCGCACCACGGGTCTCTCGGGCAACTACCAGATGCAGGTCGGCTCGGCCTCGGGCAACGCCTCGCTGGCCGCTTACATCTCGCCCGACAATCTCTCGGTCGGCACGCCCCTGGTCGCCATGGGCACCGGCACCCCGACACGGCTCGCGACCGGCACCGTTGGCCTGTCGGTGGGCGTGACCAACTATCTCCAGGTTGTGGCAGGCGGCGGCTGGGATAGCCAGTACCCGCCGAACTCACAGGCCCCCTGGCTGGCGACCACCCTCACGGCCCCCCTGGGCTACGTCTTCGCCGAAACCGGCAACCAGTTCTTCAGCACCTCGACAGCCACCTGGTCGGCGCAGGACCTCCCGTGGGGCACATTCGGCGCCAGCGCCCTGGCCGTCTACGGCGTCCCCTCGCCGAACCCGGCGATGAGCGCCGGCTTTGCGCCGAACGCGCAGGCCATCTTCGCCCTCGACGAAAACCAGGGCAACGTGCTCAACCCCACCTACTTCAGCGCCCCGTTCACCCTCCAGCAGGGCGCGTGGACGGTGCTCGGCGCGCCCGAACAGAACCCGGGCACGCCGCAGGGCCTCTCCGCCCACATCGTGCGCGTGCGGGGCGACATCGTGGACCTGGCGGGCGCCGACGCCGCGCTCGCGTTGCGTCCCGGCGTGGGCATCCACGACGTCTCGCAGGTGCTCTCTATCGCCCGGGCCGACATTGACACCGGTGGCAACTACGCCAACCAGGTGGGCCTGCTGGCCGGCGCCTATCGCGGCGGCGGGTCGCCCGACGACTACGCCATGCGGGTCGCAGGCTACATCTACGCCGAGCAGGGCGAGACCCGCACGTTCGCCGTCCGCTCCGACGAGGCGTACTACTTCAAGATCGGCGGCACCGAGCTCCTGCGCTACAGCGGCGCTGCCGCCTACAACGACCCTACGGCGGTGGCCATCACCTTCCCCGCCGCCGGCTACTACCCCCTGGAGCTCGTGTGGACCAACTACAGCGGCGCCGGCTACGCCGAGATCAGTTCCAGCCCCGGCTATCGCGCCGCGTGGGACTCCACCAACTTCGTGGTGCTTGGCAACGACCCGAACTACCCTGTCTACCAGAATCCCGGCGCAATGCCGAACGACTTCACCGGCACGGTGGCCGAGAGCGCCGGCCCCGCGTTCGTGCCCGGCGCCATCCAAACGCCCACGGGCGACGGCTTTGTCTTCCGCGTCGTGCAGGACGCTGCCGCGGCGCCCCGCTACAACTGGTCGGGCCGGTACCTCATGGACAACTATGAGGGTGGCACCCCCGCGGCGCCCGTGGTGACGAAAATCGTGGACTACTACGATCCCCAGAGCGGCAGCACCGGCAACTTCAATGCCTCGCCCGTCACTGCCCCCTGGCCCCACAACACGGCGGCGGACGACAACGAGTTCGCCGCCCGCGCCTCGGGCCTCATCTACTTCGACCAGCCCGGCATCTACTCGTTCGCCACGGGCAGCGACGACAGCTTCCGCCTGCGCATCGGCAAACAGGTGATCGGCGAGCGCCTGAGCGGCACCGCCACGGGCGACGTGAACATGATGTACATCAATATCCCCCAGGCCGGCCTCTACCCCATCGAGCTCACGTACCACGAGGGCACGGGCGGCTCCAGCCTGGAGTTCTCGCACGGCGGCTTCGGCGTGGGCCGCATCCAGAGCCTGCTCGTCACCAGCCGCAACGCCAACACCGCCGGCTTCAACCGCGACTTCGGCGCCCAGGTCTACAGCGTCGAGCCGATCGCCGAACTGACCACCTACAGCACCACGCTCCAGGCCAAGGTCCTCACCAACGTGCCCGCCCTCAACGGCGGCACGCAGTTGCCCGTCGAGCGCTGGGCGCTTCAGCGCCTCGTGCGGCCCACCATTGACATCAACAACGACGGCATTCCCGACGCTCACCCCGGCCTGTGGGCCAGCTACTACATCAGCGGCAGCGACGTGGGCCGCGTGACCCTGCCCGACGGCTCCCTGAGGCCCAACAGCTTCACCGGCGCGCGGCAGGAACTCACCAGCGGCGTCTTCAACTACTCCACCGCCAGCAAGTTCGGCTACGGCCTGCCCATCAACCCCTTCGGCGACACCGTGGATTGCGAGAACTACTTCCACGGGCGCTGGACCGGCTACCTCTACATCCCCACGGCCGGCACCTGGAGCTTCCACACCAACGCCGACGACTACTCGTGGATTTACCTCGACATTGACGGCAACGGCGACTTCCTCGGCGCCAACGAGCAGCCGGTCATCAGCGGGCGCGACGCCCGCATCAACAATGTCGCTTTGGGCGTCGGCTGGTACAAGGCGGTCTTCATGTCGCGCGAGGAGGGCGGCGCCGAGGACATGAAGGCCTGGTGGTCCCTCAATGGCGCGGCGGAGAGCTACATCCCCGCCCAGTACTTCGCCTTCGTGGGCGACCTGTGGCAGACCATTGCCAGCAGCGCCTCGATGGGCCTCTACCAGATCGGCGACCTCGCCAGCTTCGGCGACGTGATGGCCTTCGACTTCGGCTCCACCGAAACCCTGCGTCTGTCGGTGGACATTGCGGGCGCCATCGCCATCTATGAGGCCACGTTCACCTTCGTGCCCGAGCCCGGCACCCTGGTGCTGCTGGCGGGCGGCCTGCTGGCCGCCGCCACGCGCCGGCGGCGCAGCCGCCGTTAG
- a CDS encoding PQQ-binding-like beta-propeller repeat protein has product MRTWILPLAIVSLPWCAGAAGEPPESRQAAEILKATGVRGGLIVHLGCGDGNLTAALRASASYLVQGLDTDPAAVGKAREHIRSLGLYGPVTADRWDGTRLPYVDNSVNLLVASGKGEAAEDELLRVLAPNGVAYLREGDAWKKIVKPRPKEMDDWTHYLYDASGNAVSHDTLVGPPRRLQWTGSPRWSRHHDRMASMSCMVSANGRFFYIMDHGPIASVNLPPVWELVARDAFNGVVLWRRPIPRWNTHLWPLKSGPGQIPRRLVAVGERVFVTLSLDAPCSALDAATGETVRDYPESKNCEEIIASDGTLFLLASDKPSRWADFRPKATYVWDNTGRANREWAWDEEPRRIVALEAESGKLLWQKDSRVAPLTLAADKEHVAFHDGEKVVCLDRRSGQPLWASDPVRRRPSLAVSFGPTLVLHQDVVLFSGGDRSMTALAAKDGRKLWTAPHPASGHASPEDLLVVGGLVWAGAIAQGGDSGVFTGRDLHTGEVKSEFPPDLKTYWFHHRCYRAKATDNFLIPSRTGIEFVDFRAKHWDINHWVRSGCIYGMLPCNGLVYASPQSCGCYLESKLYGFTALAPGPRVKSPESKLEEEGRLERGPAYEAVGGRPSAASREDDWPTYRHDPARSGATKAAVPGELKQAWAAEIGGKLSSVVVAEGKLFVASVDAHSIHALDAATGKAAWAFTAGGRVDSPPTVWQGRVLFGCADGWVYCLRAADGALAWRFRAAPQDLRIGAFEQLESVWPVSGSVLVQNGVASFVAGRSMFLDGGLRLFRLDAATGRKLSEAVLDDRDPESGENLQVHVKGLDMPVALPDVLSSDGRFLYMRSQRFDLEGKRLEIPPRPATDQTGEGAHLFSSIGFLDDTWFHRGYWLYGRSFTSGWGGWFRAARYAPYGRILAVGDEAVYGYGRKPEFLANADVLEYRLFAANKAADDAEMKRVSAATGRIDATSPRRNASAADWKSRSRFPDAELTAPATKWAHNQPSVIVRAMVLADSTLFVAGPPDVVDERRAIRLPDERDVQEALARQAAALEGKLGARLWAVSAADGKPIARYKLDSAPVHDGMAATGGKLFMATIDGKVVCLAADGAKALGADDEPLQTIADEPAPPPIVTKEKDFDRVVGCSVFESPLGYRVQGHAKDVAGLALNRLRAPLKKRAEFKAKLRAAPDDGGHLLNGFIAFGDGPQDAKLVKCGVRIIAKSAHIVQGPIKGFKGVAEKLDIKGDETFDLAVSVDLDAQKVVFRVLDKTLEAKLAQPLKAITHVGLCVDNALVDFSPVAVSGE; this is encoded by the coding sequence ATGAGGACATGGATTCTGCCGCTGGCCATCGTATCGCTGCCGTGGTGCGCGGGGGCGGCCGGCGAGCCGCCCGAGTCCAGGCAGGCCGCCGAGATCCTCAAGGCCACCGGCGTCCGTGGCGGCCTCATCGTTCATCTCGGTTGCGGCGACGGCAATCTCACGGCCGCATTGCGCGCGAGCGCAAGTTACCTCGTCCAGGGCCTCGACACTGACCCCGCGGCTGTCGGCAAGGCGCGCGAGCACATCCGATCCCTCGGCCTCTACGGCCCGGTCACGGCAGACCGCTGGGACGGCACGCGGCTGCCCTACGTGGACAACTCGGTGAATCTCCTCGTGGCCAGCGGCAAGGGCGAAGCGGCGGAGGATGAGCTTCTGCGGGTCCTCGCCCCCAACGGCGTAGCCTACCTCCGCGAAGGCGACGCCTGGAAGAAGATAGTCAAGCCGCGCCCGAAGGAAATGGACGACTGGACCCACTACCTCTACGATGCGAGCGGCAACGCCGTGTCGCACGACACCCTGGTGGGGCCGCCGCGTCGCCTCCAGTGGACGGGCAGCCCCCGCTGGTCGCGCCACCACGACCGCATGGCCAGCATGAGCTGCATGGTCTCCGCCAACGGCCGTTTCTTCTACATCATGGATCATGGCCCCATCGCCTCGGTGAACCTGCCGCCCGTCTGGGAGCTGGTGGCCCGCGACGCCTTCAACGGCGTGGTGCTCTGGCGGCGCCCCATCCCGCGCTGGAACACCCACCTGTGGCCGCTCAAGAGCGGGCCGGGACAAATCCCCCGGCGCCTTGTAGCTGTGGGCGAGCGCGTCTTCGTCACCCTCTCGCTTGACGCGCCTTGCTCGGCCCTCGATGCCGCAACCGGCGAGACCGTGCGCGACTACCCTGAATCGAAGAACTGCGAGGAGATCATCGCTTCCGACGGCACGCTCTTTCTCCTGGCCAGCGACAAGCCGAGCAGGTGGGCCGACTTCCGCCCCAAGGCAACCTATGTGTGGGACAACACGGGCCGCGCCAACCGCGAGTGGGCATGGGACGAGGAGCCGCGCCGCATCGTCGCCCTCGAGGCCGAGAGCGGCAAGCTCCTGTGGCAGAAAGACTCGCGCGTAGCCCCCCTCACGCTGGCGGCTGACAAGGAACACGTGGCCTTCCACGACGGCGAGAAGGTCGTCTGCCTCGACCGCCGCAGCGGCCAGCCGCTCTGGGCCTCCGACCCCGTCAGGCGCCGCCCCTCGCTCGCCGTCAGCTTCGGCCCCACCCTGGTGCTCCACCAGGATGTCGTGCTGTTCTCGGGCGGCGACCGCTCGATGACCGCGCTGGCCGCGAAGGATGGCAGGAAGCTCTGGACCGCGCCCCATCCCGCATCGGGCCATGCCTCACCCGAGGACCTGTTGGTCGTCGGCGGCCTTGTCTGGGCGGGCGCCATCGCCCAGGGCGGCGACAGCGGCGTCTTCACGGGCCGCGACCTCCACACCGGCGAAGTCAAGAGCGAGTTTCCGCCCGACCTCAAGACCTACTGGTTCCACCACCGCTGCTATCGCGCCAAGGCGACCGACAACTTCCTCATCCCCTCGCGCACCGGCATCGAATTCGTGGACTTCCGCGCGAAGCATTGGGATATCAATCACTGGGTCCGTAGCGGCTGCATCTACGGCATGCTGCCGTGCAACGGACTCGTGTACGCCTCGCCCCAGTCGTGCGGGTGCTACCTCGAGTCGAAGCTCTACGGCTTCACCGCGCTCGCTCCCGGCCCGAGAGTCAAGAGCCCAGAGTCGAAACTCGAAGAGGAGGGCCGCCTCGAGCGCGGCCCGGCGTACGAAGCCGTCGGCGGGAGGCCGTCGGCCGCCAGCCGTGAGGACGATTGGCCCACCTATCGGCACGACCCGGCCCGCAGCGGCGCAACGAAGGCCGCGGTGCCCGGCGAACTCAAGCAGGCGTGGGCGGCCGAGATCGGCGGCAAGCTCTCCTCGGTCGTCGTGGCCGAAGGCAAGCTCTTTGTCGCCTCGGTGGATGCTCACAGCATCCACGCCCTCGACGCGGCAACGGGCAAGGCCGCCTGGGCCTTCACGGCAGGCGGGCGGGTGGATTCGCCGCCCACCGTGTGGCAGGGCCGCGTGCTCTTCGGTTGCGCCGACGGATGGGTCTACTGCCTCCGCGCCGCCGACGGCGCGCTGGCTTGGCGCTTCCGCGCCGCCCCCCAGGACCTCCGCATCGGGGCCTTCGAGCAGCTCGAGTCCGTCTGGCCCGTCAGTGGCAGCGTCCTCGTCCAGAATGGCGTGGCCAGCTTCGTCGCGGGGCGTTCGATGTTCCTCGACGGCGGCCTGCGCCTCTTCCGCCTCGACGCGGCGACGGGCAGGAAGCTCTCCGAGGCCGTGCTCGACGACCGCGACCCCGAGTCGGGCGAGAACCTCCAGGTGCACGTGAAGGGCCTCGATATGCCCGTGGCCCTGCCCGACGTGCTCTCCAGCGACGGCAGGTTCCTCTACATGCGCTCGCAACGCTTCGATCTTGAGGGCAAGCGGCTCGAAATCCCACCGCGCCCCGCCACCGACCAGACGGGCGAAGGCGCCCACCTGTTCTCCTCCATCGGCTTCCTCGACGACACGTGGTTCCACCGCGGCTATTGGCTCTACGGCCGCAGCTTCACGTCGGGCTGGGGCGGCTGGTTCCGCGCCGCCCGCTACGCCCCCTATGGCCGCATCCTGGCCGTGGGCGACGAGGCGGTCTACGGCTACGGCCGCAAGCCCGAGTTCCTGGCGAACGCCGACGTGCTGGAGTACCGCCTCTTCGCCGCCAACAAGGCAGCAGACGATGCCGAGATGAAGCGCGTCTCGGCCGCGACGGGGCGCATAGACGCCACCTCGCCCCGGCGCAACGCCAGCGCGGCCGACTGGAAGTCGCGCAGCCGCTTCCCCGACGCCGAGCTGACCGCGCCGGCCACGAAATGGGCGCACAACCAGCCCTCCGTGATCGTTCGCGCGATGGTGCTGGCCGACAGCACGCTTTTCGTGGCCGGCCCGCCCGATGTGGTGGACGAGCGGCGGGCGATTCGGTTGCCCGACGAGAGGGACGTGCAAGAGGCCCTCGCCCGCCAGGCCGCCGCCCTCGAGGGCAAGCTCGGCGCGCGCCTGTGGGCCGTCTCGGCGGCGGATGGCAAGCCCATCGCGCGCTACAAGCTCGACTCGGCGCCCGTCCACGACGGCATGGCCGCGACGGGCGGCAAGCTCTTCATGGCGACGATTGACGGCAAGGTGGTGTGCCTCGCCGCCGACGGAGCGAAGGCCCTCGGCGCTGACGACGAGCCGCTCCAGACCATCGCCGACGAGCCGGCCCCGCCGCCCATCGTGACGAAGGAGAAGGACTTCGACCGCGTGGTGGGCTGCTCCGTGTTCGAATCGCCGCTCGGCTACCGTGTCCAGGGCCACGCCAAGGACGTAGCCGGCCTCGCCCTCAACAGGCTCAGGGCGCCGCTCAAGAAGAGAGCCGAGTTCAAGGCGAAGCTTAGAGCCGCGCCGGACGACGGCGGGCACCTGCTCAACGGCTTCATCGCATTCGGCGATGGCCCGCAGGACGCCAAGCTCGTCAAGTGCGGCGTCCGCATCATCGCCAAGAGCGCCCACATCGTCCAGGGGCCGATCAAGGGGTTCAAGGGCGTGGCCGAGAAGCTCGACATCAAGGGCGACGAGACCTTCGACCTGGCCGTAAGCGTGGACCTCGATGCCCAGAAGGTCGTCTTCAGGGTCCTCGACAAGACGCTGGAGGCCAAGCTCGCCCAGCCCCTGAAAGCCATCACCCACGTGGGCCTGTGCGTGGACAATGCGCTCGTGGACTTCAGCCCAGTCGCAGTGAGTGGGGAGTGA
- the ilvB gene encoding biosynthetic-type acetolactate synthase large subunit, with the protein MSRSGAQILVDTLVDEGVKHIFGIPGGVVIPIFDVLYDSPIDVILTRHEQGAGHAADGYARASGKVGVCIATSGPGACNLVTAIATANFDSVPLVALTGQVRTILIGNDAFQEADIVGITRPITKHNFLVRDVAKLGYTVRAAFHIAQTGRPGPVLIDIPVDVSTAQTDVPTPKEISLPGYRPHTKGNVRQIRLAADAINKAQRPLIYVGGGAIIAGCADLVRELAETSQIPVTTTLMGLGAFPEDHPLSLKMLGMHGTAYANFAMQHADTIIAIGARFDDRITGKLDEFAPQRECIIHIDIDPASISKSIQVDIPVVGDARNILRQLVKLVQPVDRTPWLTLIAEWKAKHPLSYNNADGTLKPQYVIQQICDVTRGEAIICTEVGQNQMWAAQWFTHRRPRHFISSGGLGTMGYGFPAAMGAQVACPGQIVFDIAGDGSFQMNIQELATVVRRKLPVKVAILNNGYLGMVRQWQEMFFKKRYSATVLSDGNPDFVAVAQAYGAKGIRVEHTDQVRPALEDALATDGPVVLDFRINPEENVFPMVPAGEAIHRMRGLA; encoded by the coding sequence TTGAGTAGAAGCGGCGCTCAGATTCTGGTGGACACCCTCGTGGATGAGGGGGTCAAGCACATCTTCGGCATCCCCGGCGGGGTTGTGATCCCCATCTTCGATGTGCTGTACGACTCGCCCATTGACGTGATCCTGACCCGTCACGAGCAAGGCGCGGGCCATGCCGCCGATGGCTATGCCCGTGCCAGCGGCAAGGTGGGGGTCTGCATAGCAACGAGCGGGCCCGGGGCATGCAATCTGGTGACCGCGATTGCCACTGCCAATTTCGACTCCGTGCCCCTCGTCGCCCTCACGGGGCAGGTGCGCACCATCCTGATCGGCAACGATGCCTTCCAGGAGGCCGACATCGTAGGCATCACCCGGCCCATCACGAAGCATAATTTCCTCGTCCGCGATGTCGCCAAACTCGGCTACACCGTCCGTGCAGCCTTCCATATCGCTCAGACGGGCCGCCCTGGCCCCGTGCTCATTGACATCCCCGTGGACGTCTCCACCGCCCAGACCGACGTGCCCACACCCAAGGAGATCAGCCTCCCTGGCTACAGGCCGCACACCAAGGGCAACGTCCGCCAGATCCGCCTCGCCGCCGACGCCATCAACAAGGCCCAGCGCCCCCTCATCTATGTGGGCGGCGGCGCCATCATCGCCGGCTGCGCCGACCTCGTGCGCGAACTCGCCGAGACTTCGCAAATCCCCGTCACGACGACCCTTATGGGCCTCGGCGCCTTCCCAGAGGACCACCCTCTCTCGCTCAAGATGCTGGGCATGCACGGCACCGCCTACGCCAACTTCGCCATGCAGCACGCCGACACCATCATCGCCATCGGCGCCCGCTTCGACGACCGCATCACCGGTAAGCTCGACGAGTTCGCTCCCCAGCGCGAATGCATCATTCACATTGACATTGACCCCGCCTCCATCTCCAAGAGCATCCAGGTAGACATCCCCGTCGTCGGCGACGCCCGCAACATCCTCCGGCAGCTTGTCAAACTCGTGCAACCCGTTGATCGCACCCCCTGGCTTACCCTCATCGCCGAGTGGAAAGCCAAGCATCCCCTCTCCTACAACAACGCCGACGGCACCCTCAAGCCCCAGTACGTTATCCAGCAGATCTGCGATGTAACTAGAGGCGAGGCGATAATTTGCACTGAAGTGGGCCAGAACCAGATGTGGGCAGCCCAATGGTTCACCCATCGCCGGCCCCGCCACTTCATCTCCTCGGGCGGGCTTGGCACTATGGGCTACGGCTTCCCAGCCGCCATGGGCGCCCAGGTGGCCTGCCCAGGCCAGATCGTCTTCGACATCGCTGGCGACGGTTCCTTCCAGATGAATATCCAGGAGCTCGCCACCGTGGTCCGCCGGAAGCTCCCCGTCAAGGTTGCCATCCTCAACAATGGCTACCTCGGCATGGTCCGCCAGTGGCAGGAGATGTTCTTCAAGAAGCGCTACTCCGCCACGGTTCTCTCCGATGGCAATCCCGACTTCGTCGCCGTCGCGCAAGCCTATGGCGCCAAAGGCATTAGGGTCGAGCATACCGACCAGGTCCGCCCCGCCCTCGAAGACGCCCTCGCCACCGACGGCCCCGTGGTCCTCGACTTCCGCATCAACCCCGAAGAGAACGTCTTCCCCATGGTCCCCGCCGGCGAAGCCATCCATCGCATGAGGGGGCTGGCTTAG
- the ispE gene encoding 4-(cytidine 5'-diphospho)-2-C-methyl-D-erythritol kinase, giving the protein MNLVRCPAKLNLFLEVVRRRPDGFHDLDTVMQAIDLFDDLAITPCDEPMLSLECSDPSLPTNGRNLVLRAAAALRERTGYRGGAHFALTKRIPQQAGLGGGSSDAAGTLVGLNQAWGLGLSREELREVAADVGSDVAFFLYGGTAHCTGRGEVVEPAPAAATFHYVLVCPPFGVSTAAAYGRVRLTSERARASMLLESLAQGNVARVGKGLFNRLEHAASELQPELRGLKARLADIGLFAGTCMTGSGSGLFGLCEAGAWSLAREAAARLGVGRVHAVRSLVSGVGFGSESPV; this is encoded by the coding sequence ATGAACCTCGTGCGTTGTCCCGCCAAGCTGAATCTGTTCCTCGAGGTCGTGCGGCGGCGGCCGGACGGGTTCCACGACCTCGACACGGTGATGCAGGCGATCGACCTGTTCGATGACCTGGCGATCACGCCCTGCGACGAGCCGATGCTGTCGCTGGAGTGCTCGGACCCGTCGCTGCCGACCAATGGGCGGAACTTGGTGCTGCGCGCGGCCGCGGCGCTGCGCGAGCGGACGGGCTATCGGGGGGGCGCACACTTTGCGCTGACGAAACGCATCCCACAACAGGCGGGCCTGGGCGGCGGGAGCAGCGACGCGGCGGGCACGCTGGTGGGCCTGAACCAAGCCTGGGGCCTCGGGCTGTCGCGCGAGGAACTGCGCGAGGTGGCGGCGGACGTGGGGTCGGATGTGGCATTCTTCCTCTATGGCGGCACGGCGCACTGTACGGGCCGCGGGGAGGTGGTGGAGCCGGCGCCGGCTGCCGCAACGTTCCATTACGTGCTCGTGTGCCCGCCGTTCGGGGTCTCGACGGCGGCGGCGTACGGGCGGGTGCGCTTGACTTCGGAGCGGGCGCGCGCTAGCATGCTCCTGGAAAGCCTGGCCCAGGGCAACGTGGCAAGGGTGGGCAAAGGGCTTTTCAATCGCCTCGAGCACGCGGCGTCCGAGCTTCAGCCCGAGTTGCGGGGCCTGAAGGCGCGTCTCGCCGACATCGGCCTGTTCGCGGGCACGTGCATGACGGGGAGCGGCTCCGGGCTCTTCGGGCTGTGCGAGGCCGGGGCCTGGAGCCTGGCGCGCGAGGCCGCCGCCAGGCTGGGAGTGGGCCGTGTGCATGCGGTTCGCAGCCTGGTCTCCGGCGTTGGTTTCGGCTCTGAATCGCCCGTGTGA